A stretch of the Nitrososphaerales archaeon genome encodes the following:
- a CDS encoding thioredoxin family protein, whose product MVKTLSSQTLQVGQKAPDFNLKGIDGKMYSLKDFKAKALMIVFMCNHCPYVQARLDDIIALQQKFKGDLQVIGINSNDPKYEGEGFENMIRFARERKMNFPYLFDETQDVARAYGAVCTPDPFLFDSERKLVFHGRINDAMEPEARPTVPVMEINVRKLLNGEKIEKPFDPSIGCSIKWKN is encoded by the coding sequence ATGGTAAAAACACTCTCAAGCCAGACGCTGCAGGTTGGGCAAAAAGCACCAGACTTCAACCTCAAAGGAATAGACGGGAAGATGTATTCGCTGAAGGACTTTAAGGCCAAAGCCCTGATGATAGTTTTCATGTGCAACCACTGTCCGTACGTTCAAGCTAGGCTGGATGACATTATAGCCCTGCAGCAAAAGTTCAAAGGGGATTTACAGGTGATTGGCATAAACAGTAACGATCCAAAGTATGAAGGCGAAGGTTTTGAAAACATGATCAGGTTTGCAAGGGAACGCAAGATGAACTTCCCCTACCTGTTTGATGAAACACAAGATGTGGCGAGAGCATATGGAGCTGTATGCACTCCCGATCCATTTCTATTCGACTCTGAAAGAAAACTTGTCTTCCATGGTAGAATAAACGATGCTATGGAACCAGAAGCCAGACCAACTGTACCTGTGATGGAAATTAATGTGAGAAAGTTGCTGAATGGCGAAAAAATCGAAAAGCCATTTGATCCCTCGATTGGTTGCTCAATAAAATGGAAGAATTAA
- a CDS encoding bile acid:sodium symporter: protein MVTSEKVSSTIVERASFLVIISITIGVSFSNLVLHHLLPLIPLFLAGMMISAGLMISFRDYIRSGIKPSKISVIVSAQYILSVSIGFALALLFFFILLDEPNLALGQVLHASMPSEQTSPVWVRLAGGNVALGIVTLVISTLASPFASPALVFAFAGTWVQIDYTAFFISLILTVLIPVLVGSFLRSSKTETITKHDHLYPAMSTMFALPTVVIIGALACSFLSSQLMEVLSYAIIASSVHFGSTILIGLTIPKILRWHYPDMAVSVFNLSMKEFTVTLGVIAATGLNQEVGVPAALYGIMHMAAAPIIARYLRKRYSSTS from the coding sequence ATGGTAACTTCAGAGAAGGTTTCCAGCACGATAGTAGAAAGAGCATCATTTCTAGTTATTATTTCCATTACTATAGGAGTCTCGTTCTCAAATCTTGTTCTTCATCACCTCCTACCATTAATACCTCTTTTCCTTGCAGGTATGATGATTTCAGCAGGACTGATGATCAGTTTTAGAGATTATATAAGATCAGGGATAAAGCCTTCCAAGATATCGGTTATTGTATCAGCTCAATACATTCTTTCCGTATCAATTGGATTTGCTCTCGCACTGTTATTTTTCTTTATCTTACTTGATGAACCAAATCTAGCTCTAGGCCAAGTCCTACATGCTTCAATGCCTAGTGAGCAAACTAGCCCTGTATGGGTGAGACTTGCTGGAGGAAATGTAGCCTTGGGAATCGTAACTCTTGTAATTTCTACACTAGCAAGCCCGTTTGCCTCTCCTGCACTTGTATTTGCATTCGCTGGCACTTGGGTTCAGATAGACTATACTGCCTTCTTCATATCCTTGATACTAACTGTATTAATACCTGTACTAGTTGGTTCCTTCCTACGTTCTAGCAAAACAGAAACTATAACGAAGCATGATCACCTTTATCCTGCAATGTCGACAATGTTTGCTTTGCCTACGGTCGTAATAATTGGCGCTTTAGCTTGTTCTTTTCTTTCGTCACAGCTTATGGAAGTCCTATCATATGCAATAATCGCTTCATCAGTTCACTTTGGTTCGACTATTCTTATAGGGCTTACTATACCAAAGATATTACGCTGGCACTATCCAGACATGGCAGTTTCTGTATTCAATTTGAGTATGAAGGAGTTTACTGTCACGTTAGGTGTTATAGCAGCAACTGGGTTAAATCAGGAAGTAGGTGTACCAGCCGCGTTATATGGAATAATGCATATGGCAGCTGCACCAATTATTGCTAGATACTTGCGGAAAAGATATTCTAGTACCTCATAG